A single Magnetospirillum sp. WYHS-4 DNA region contains:
- a CDS encoding DUF1178 family protein, whose product MIVFDLKCSKGHTFEEWFASSGEFEKLAKKKQIACPKCGDKQVAKALMAPSVATSKPSTPSAPPMPTCGGGGCGGGMCPF is encoded by the coding sequence ATGATCGTGTTCGATCTCAAGTGCTCGAAGGGCCATACCTTCGAGGAATGGTTCGCCAGTTCCGGCGAATTCGAGAAGTTGGCCAAGAAGAAGCAAATCGCCTGCCCGAAGTGCGGCGACAAGCAGGTGGCCAAGGCGCTGATGGCGCCCAGCGTCGCGACGTCCAAACCTTCCACGCCCTCGGCGCCGCCCATGCCGACCTGCGGCGGCGGCGGTTGCGGCGGCGGCATGTGTCCCTTCTGA
- a CDS encoding GGDEF domain-containing protein: protein MDFDLRKAVVPLFAPALLLAASFLLVEPLRGLPKAMAQVPAFAPYLLATIGIALAVWFQRTRVVYPLLLLILAYAALSAYVPGLPDKGPRGQVVYAAIAVLLPINLAVFAFFEERGLTSLPGLARLAAIALQAAAIAAAAGGGLWQDIGGLLHYRFLSPAFDKGTHLPQPAMLSLLLAGLALAGRLALKRLPLEGGALGALVASGIALHMIGQGSAPALFLGAALLAYVVALAQEAYRMAFLDELTGLAARRALFGLLKTLSGRYVVAMLDVDHFKKFNDTYGHDVGDQVLRMVASCMDRVTGGGRPFRYGGEEFTVVFPGKSLKEAKIHLESLRESIAACEFRLRSKDRPDERPDKPGVKGDDAKTVSVTISIGMSEKKAEHATFEEALKAADEALYRAKEGGRNRVSA from the coding sequence ATGGATTTCGATCTGCGCAAGGCCGTCGTACCCCTGTTCGCCCCCGCGTTACTGCTGGCGGCGTCCTTCCTGCTGGTCGAGCCCCTGCGCGGGCTGCCCAAGGCCATGGCCCAGGTGCCGGCCTTCGCGCCTTACCTGCTGGCGACCATCGGCATCGCCCTGGCAGTCTGGTTCCAGAGAACACGGGTGGTCTATCCGCTGCTGCTGCTGATCCTCGCCTATGCGGCGCTCAGCGCCTATGTGCCGGGTCTCCCCGACAAGGGGCCGCGCGGCCAGGTGGTCTATGCCGCCATCGCCGTCCTGCTGCCCATCAACTTGGCAGTCTTCGCCTTCTTCGAGGAGCGGGGACTCACCTCCTTGCCCGGACTGGCCCGCCTGGCCGCCATCGCCTTGCAGGCGGCCGCCATCGCGGCGGCTGCGGGCGGCGGGCTGTGGCAGGACATCGGCGGGTTGCTGCATTACCGCTTCCTTTCGCCCGCCTTCGACAAGGGCACCCACCTGCCCCAGCCCGCCATGCTGAGCCTGTTGCTGGCCGGTCTTGCGCTGGCGGGCCGGCTGGCGCTGAAGCGCCTGCCCCTGGAAGGCGGCGCCCTGGGCGCCCTGGTGGCGTCCGGCATCGCCCTGCACATGATCGGCCAGGGTTCGGCGCCCGCCCTGTTCCTGGGAGCCGCCCTGCTGGCCTACGTGGTGGCCCTGGCCCAGGAAGCCTATCGTATGGCATTCCTGGACGAACTGACCGGCCTGGCGGCCCGGCGGGCCTTGTTCGGGCTGCTGAAGACCCTGTCCGGGCGCTATGTGGTCGCCATGCTGGACGTCGACCATTTCAAGAAGTTCAACGATACCTACGGCCACGACGTGGGCGACCAGGTGCTGCGCATGGTGGCCTCCTGCATGGACCGGGTGACCGGCGGTGGCCGACCGTTCCGTTACGGCGGCGAGGAATTCACCGTGGTCTTTCCGGGCAAGAGCCTGAAGGAAGCCAAGATCCATCTGGAATCCCTGCGCGAAAGCATCGCCGCTTGCGAATTCCGCCTGCGGAGCAAGGACCGCCCCGACGAGAGGCCCGACAAGCCGGGGGTCAAGGGAGACGACGCCAAGACCGTGAGCGTCACCATTTCCATCGGCATGTCGGAAAAGAAGGCGGAGCACGCCACCTTCGAGGAAGCCCTGAAAGCCGCCGACGAGGCGCTCTATCGCGCCAAGGAAGGCGGCCGCAACCGGGTGAGCGCCTAG
- a CDS encoding copper chaperone PCu(A)C, with the protein MTPFRTALLAAAFATLALPALAGSITVEEPWARASAGMAKAGAAFLTLRNDGDAPDRLVGAKSDASAKVELHTHKNVDGVMMMRPVEAILVPGKGSAMLKPGGDHVMFMGLNKPLVEGQSVSVTLVFEKAGEVKVAIPVKAAGAMGAMPKGAMDHSKH; encoded by the coding sequence ATGACCCCTTTCCGCACCGCTCTGCTGGCCGCCGCCTTTGCGACCCTCGCGCTGCCCGCTCTCGCCGGCTCGATCACGGTGGAGGAGCCCTGGGCCCGAGCCTCGGCGGGCATGGCCAAGGCCGGCGCCGCCTTCCTGACGCTCCGCAACGACGGCGACGCGCCGGACCGCCTGGTAGGCGCCAAGTCCGACGCCAGCGCCAAGGTCGAGCTGCATACCCACAAGAACGTGGACGGCGTGATGATGATGCGTCCGGTCGAGGCCATCTTGGTGCCGGGCAAGGGTTCCGCCATGCTCAAGCCGGGCGGCGACCACGTGATGTTCATGGGGCTGAACAAGCCCCTGGTGGAGGGGCAGAGCGTTTCCGTCACCCTGGTTTTCGAGAAGGCCGGCGAGGTCAAGGTCGCCATCCCCGTCAAGGCGGCCGGCGCCATGGGGGCCATGCCCAAGGGGGCCATGGACCACTCCAAGCACTGA
- a CDS encoding gamma-glutamylcyclotransferase codes for MAVDDLMLYFAYGLNMDEAGMAGRCPGARLLGTALLAGHRFAITRLGVATVLADRRASVPGLLWHLTPADERALDAFELVAAGQYRKAWCALPTPGGRFRRCRVYRAADSRPGRAGPGYLEAVWAARRRHGLPTPTSAGTGGRPRRGGLSPRRAWAPG; via the coding sequence GTGGCGGTCGATGATCTGATGCTCTATTTCGCCTACGGGCTCAACATGGACGAGGCGGGAATGGCCGGGCGCTGCCCCGGTGCCCGCCTACTGGGAACGGCCCTGCTGGCGGGCCATCGCTTCGCCATCACCCGGCTGGGGGTGGCGACGGTGCTGGCGGACCGGCGGGCATCGGTTCCCGGCCTGCTCTGGCACCTGACCCCGGCGGACGAACGGGCGCTCGACGCCTTCGAACTGGTGGCCGCCGGCCAATACCGCAAGGCTTGGTGCGCCTTGCCGACGCCCGGCGGGCGCTTTCGGCGGTGCCGGGTCTACCGGGCCGCCGATTCCCGGCCGGGCCGGGCCGGGCCCGGCTATCTGGAGGCGGTCTGGGCGGCACGCCGACGGCACGGCTTGCCGACGCCTACCAGCGCAGGAACAGGCGGTCGTCCTCGACGCGGTGGCTTATCACCACGACGCGCTTGGGCTCCAGGGTGA
- the nikR gene encoding nickel-responsive transcriptional regulator NikR, with product MERITISLDEDLVRELDGFMERRGYGNRSEAFRDLLREKLEADRLERDEGGFCVGCLTYIYDHASRELASRLTHAQHDHHDLAVSTLHVHLDHKTCLEAVVLRGETRRVRQFADSVTSQPGVRHGKLYIVPADVEMGHHRHGPGPTRVPHFHSHPKT from the coding sequence ATGGAACGCATCACCATCAGTCTGGACGAGGACTTGGTCCGCGAACTGGACGGCTTCATGGAACGGCGCGGCTACGGCAACCGGTCCGAGGCCTTCCGCGACCTGTTGCGGGAAAAGCTGGAAGCCGACCGCCTGGAACGCGACGAGGGCGGTTTCTGCGTCGGCTGCCTGACCTACATCTACGACCATGCCTCGCGGGAACTGGCCAGCCGCCTCACCCACGCCCAGCACGACCACCACGACCTGGCGGTATCCACCCTGCACGTCCATCTCGATCACAAGACTTGCCTGGAAGCCGTGGTACTGCGTGGCGAGACAAGGCGGGTCCGCCAGTTCGCCGATAGCGTCACCTCCCAGCCGGGGGTGCGGCACGGCAAGCTCTACATCGTGCCGGCCGATGTCGAGATGGGCCATCACCGCCACGGGCCCGGCCCGACCCGCGTCCCCCACTTCCACAGCCATCCCAAGACCTGA
- a CDS encoding SCO family protein yields MNRHSFLFALALALAAVCPASAKQPDIGKAPEAGGPVSRIDPESALMRAEAAIGRKISDFQFVDPDGRQVKLSDFSGKPLVLSLVYTGCFDVCPTITNTIQHSVAVARKALGRDAFYILTVGFDARTDTPQQMRAFARKQGIDDGNWLFLSGDLPAVSGLSDELGFTFVSRAGGFEHVAMVSVIDQQGAVYRQVFDENFETPHLVEPLKELVFGTRTPYASVRDFVKKVKLFCTIYDPASNTYRFDWVRIYKIVVQGMIVSAIAGYVIYSWIRLARRDRQRRRDAEIAAREGQA; encoded by the coding sequence ATGAACCGACATTCCTTTCTTTTCGCCCTGGCCCTCGCCCTGGCTGCCGTATGCCCGGCGTCGGCCAAGCAGCCGGACATCGGCAAGGCCCCCGAGGCCGGAGGCCCGGTCAGCCGCATCGATCCCGAATCGGCGCTGATGCGTGCCGAAGCGGCCATCGGGCGTAAGATTTCCGACTTCCAGTTCGTCGATCCCGACGGCCGGCAGGTGAAGCTTTCCGACTTCTCCGGCAAGCCTCTGGTCCTCAGCTTGGTCTATACTGGCTGTTTCGACGTCTGCCCGACCATCACCAACACGATCCAGCATTCGGTCGCCGTGGCCCGCAAGGCGCTGGGCCGCGATGCCTTCTACATCCTGACCGTTGGCTTCGACGCGCGGACCGACACGCCGCAGCAGATGCGGGCCTTCGCCCGTAAACAAGGCATCGACGACGGCAACTGGCTGTTTTTGTCGGGCGACCTGCCCGCGGTGTCGGGCCTGTCCGACGAACTGGGCTTCACCTTCGTCTCGCGGGCCGGCGGCTTCGAGCACGTCGCCATGGTCAGCGTCATCGACCAACAGGGGGCGGTCTACCGCCAAGTCTTCGACGAGAACTTCGAAACGCCCCATCTGGTGGAGCCTTTGAAGGAACTGGTCTTCGGTACCCGCACGCCCTATGCCAGCGTTCGGGATTTCGTCAAGAAGGTGAAGCTGTTCTGCACGATCTACGATCCGGCATCGAACACCTATCGCTTCGACTGGGTCCGCATCTACAAGATCGTGGTCCAGGGCATGATCGTCAGCGCCATCGCCGGCTATGTGATCTATTCCTGGATCCGCCTCGCCCGCCGCGACCGGCAGCGCCGTCGCGATGCGGAGATCGCGGCCCGCGAAGGACAAGCTTGA
- a CDS encoding cbb3-type cytochrome c oxidase subunit I, translating to MAEFRTCPETGLKVDLAAEKLIKWNAVTSVVFLLVGGLFGLLVALTRWPEVHLLGADLYYLVLTGHGLDILLVWVIFFEMVLLYFTSAILLNARLVAPTLGWVQYGLMLVGAAITNVAVLQGDSSVMFTSYVPLKAAPHFYLGIILFAVGALIGCGIFFATLVTAKKEKTFEGSMPLVTFGAMVAAIIAVFTIATGAVILIPTLLWSAGIIPHIDSLLYKVVWWGMGHSSQQINVSAHIACWYGIAAILFGAKPLSEKVSRMAFFLYILFLQLASAHHLLVEPGLSSEYKIFNTSYALYMAVLGSMIHGLTVPGSVEAAMRKKGYNKGLFEWLRKAPWGNPVFSGMAISVVTFGFLGGISGVVIGTEQLNLIMHNTMYVPGHFHTTVGSGTTLAFMAMAYWAVPTLWQRELFAPGLAKWAPYLFGLGVSFVGVFQMGAGTLGAPRRHWDMTLADATIGYDLPAASFLMMGMNGVAALAASLGGAIFILNMVGTILIGKRKTAAAAPAPAAPAPAGVSGHGEGVSVPGTFVLAIIFLITFVLYYFVNWKYLASVWPLS from the coding sequence ATGGCTGAATTCCGCACCTGCCCCGAGACCGGCCTCAAGGTTGACCTTGCGGCGGAGAAGCTGATCAAATGGAATGCCGTCACGTCGGTGGTGTTTCTTCTGGTCGGCGGTCTCTTCGGTCTTTTGGTGGCACTGACCCGTTGGCCCGAGGTCCATCTTCTCGGCGCCGACCTCTACTACCTTGTCCTGACCGGTCACGGTCTCGACATCCTGCTCGTCTGGGTCATCTTCTTCGAGATGGTCCTGCTCTATTTCACCTCGGCGATCCTGCTTAACGCCCGCCTGGTGGCACCGACGCTCGGCTGGGTCCAATATGGGCTCATGCTGGTCGGCGCGGCCATCACCAACGTGGCGGTGCTGCAGGGCGACTCGAGCGTGATGTTCACGTCCTACGTCCCGCTCAAGGCCGCTCCGCACTTCTACCTCGGCATCATCCTGTTCGCCGTGGGCGCGCTGATCGGCTGCGGCATCTTCTTCGCCACCCTGGTGACCGCGAAGAAGGAAAAGACCTTCGAGGGTTCCATGCCGCTGGTGACCTTCGGCGCCATGGTGGCCGCGATCATCGCGGTCTTCACCATCGCCACCGGCGCGGTGATCCTCATCCCGACCCTGCTGTGGTCGGCGGGCATCATTCCCCACATCGACTCCCTGCTCTACAAGGTGGTCTGGTGGGGCATGGGCCATTCGTCGCAGCAGATCAACGTGTCGGCCCACATCGCTTGCTGGTACGGTATCGCCGCCATCCTGTTCGGGGCGAAGCCGCTCAGCGAGAAGGTGAGCCGCATGGCCTTCTTCCTGTACATCCTGTTCCTCCAGCTGGCCTCCGCCCACCACCTCCTGGTGGAACCGGGTCTCAGCTCCGAGTACAAGATCTTCAACACCTCGTACGCCCTCTACATGGCGGTGCTGGGTTCGATGATCCACGGTCTGACCGTGCCCGGCTCGGTCGAGGCGGCGATGCGCAAGAAGGGCTACAACAAGGGTCTGTTCGAGTGGCTCCGCAAGGCGCCCTGGGGCAACCCGGTGTTCTCCGGCATGGCCATCTCGGTGGTGACGTTCGGCTTCCTGGGCGGCATCTCCGGCGTGGTGATTGGCACCGAGCAGCTCAATCTGATCATGCACAACACCATGTATGTCCCCGGCCACTTCCACACGACGGTCGGTTCCGGTACGACCCTGGCCTTCATGGCCATGGCCTACTGGGCGGTTCCCACCCTGTGGCAGCGGGAGCTTTTCGCCCCCGGTCTCGCCAAGTGGGCGCCGTACCTGTTCGGCCTGGGCGTCAGCTTCGTCGGCGTGTTCCAGATGGGTGCGGGTACTCTCGGTGCTCCGCGCCGCCACTGGGACATGACTCTGGCGGACGCCACCATCGGCTACGATCTGCCGGCGGCTTCGTTCCTGATGATGGGCATGAACGGCGTGGCGGCCTTGGCGGCCTCGCTGGGCGGTGCCATCTTCATCCTGAACATGGTCGGCACCATCCTGATCGGCAAGCGCAAGACCGCGGCTGCCGCTCCCGCCCCCGCTGCTCCGGCTCCGGCCGGCGTGAGCGGCCACGGCGAGGGCGTGTCGGTTCCCGGCACCTTCGTTCTGGCGATCATCTTCCTGATCACGTTCGTGCTCTATTACTTCGTGAACTGGAAATATCTGGCTTCCGTCTGGCCGCTCTCCTGA
- a CDS encoding SCO family protein, translating to MRKGGAATAFVLLLAGAAGARLLPVPPAPAFVDASFHLVDSQGRSHVRQDFLGTPSLILFGYTSCPDVCPTGLGRMAETLARLDADGNRPRALFITLDPERDGAERIGDYLAAFDSRIQGLTGSPAEVAQAAKAFRVYHAKVGGEDYRIDHTAAIFLAGADGRLLASFGPDDPPEAMATEIRRRLAS from the coding sequence ATGCGGAAGGGAGGGGCGGCGACGGCCTTCGTCCTTCTTCTGGCCGGGGCGGCAGGTGCGCGCCTGCTGCCCGTTCCACCGGCCCCCGCTTTCGTCGATGCCTCTTTTCATCTGGTCGACTCCCAAGGGCGCAGCCACGTTCGGCAGGATTTCCTGGGCACCCCCTCCCTGATCCTCTTCGGCTATACCTCCTGCCCCGATGTCTGCCCTACCGGTCTCGGCCGCATGGCGGAAACCCTCGCCCGCCTTGATGCCGACGGCAATCGCCCGCGAGCCTTGTTCATCACCCTGGACCCGGAACGCGATGGGGCGGAGCGAATCGGAGACTACCTGGCCGCCTTCGATTCCCGCATCCAGGGATTGACCGGCAGTCCCGCCGAGGTGGCCCAGGCGGCCAAGGCCTTTCGGGTCTACCACGCGAAAGTGGGCGGCGAGGACTACCGCATCGACCATACCGCGGCTATTTTCCTGGCGGGAGCGGACGGCCGTCTCCTGGCCTCCTTCGGGCCCGACGATCCGCCCGAGGCGATGGCCACGGAGATCCGCCGCCGGCTCGCATCCTGA
- a CDS encoding MBL fold metallo-hydrolase: MFLDESFVIGAFELGIVVTSPPWYENCYLVRHKPSGEQVIVDPGGDPGRIVETARERTGVLKEILLTHGHPDHIGGTRKVQDAFGIGCRAHVDEEAVISRAGGFAAALGIQAFEGPKDCGYFEGEPEMTLGGVPFRVLHTPGHTPGGVCFLFDGFALTGDTLFNHGVGRTDFPGGDARQLSLSITRLLDSVPEGTLLFSGHGPHWAAGEAKRWWRSMI, from the coding sequence ATGTTCCTTGATGAATCCTTTGTCATCGGCGCCTTCGAACTGGGCATCGTGGTGACCAGCCCGCCTTGGTACGAGAACTGCTACCTGGTGCGCCACAAGCCGAGCGGTGAGCAGGTAATCGTCGATCCGGGCGGCGACCCCGGCCGCATCGTCGAGACCGCCCGTGAACGGACGGGGGTGCTGAAGGAAATCCTGCTGACCCATGGCCACCCGGACCACATCGGCGGGACGCGAAAGGTGCAGGACGCCTTCGGGATCGGCTGCCGCGCCCATGTGGACGAGGAAGCCGTCATTTCCCGTGCCGGCGGCTTTGCGGCGGCACTCGGCATCCAGGCATTCGAGGGGCCGAAGGACTGCGGCTATTTCGAAGGCGAGCCCGAGATGACCTTGGGCGGGGTGCCGTTCCGGGTCCTCCATACTCCCGGCCATACGCCGGGCGGGGTCTGCTTCCTGTTCGACGGCTTCGCCTTGACCGGCGACACCCTGTTCAATCATGGCGTCGGACGCACCGATTTTCCAGGCGGAGATGCCCGCCAGTTGTCCCTGTCCATTACCCGGCTGCTCGATTCGGTACCGGAAGGCACCTTGCTGTTCAGCGGCCACGGGCCGCACTGGGCGGCCGGCGAAGCGAAGCGCTGGTGGCGGTCGATGATCTGA
- a CDS encoding cytochrome b N-terminal domain-containing protein: MKKRLIREPLQNALLRLEALVDKPFGPKWNPMRQMGTISFFLFWLVAISGIWVYVMFDTHVPNAYQSVERITAQWWLAGVMRSIHRYASDAMVVTAVWHMGREFLFDRYRDARWFTWFTGVPILWFLYTSGISGYWLVWDELAQYVAVRSMEWLDWLGIFGEPIANNFLMRGSLTDRFFTLLVFMHIFAPLFLLFIMWIHVLRVQHPKINPPRGLGLGILFMLVAVSLIYPARSHGPADLGMSPAQVNLDWFYMLFYPVLEKYGAGPLWIVMVGVSFLVAAMPWLPPVKLPRAAVVDLEKCNGCTRCFVDCPFGAVQMQARTDGRPFDEEAVVDPSLCTACGICVGACPTSTPFRHTEELTTGIDLPDFRLKELRALTVKAIAEARGDAPAGEPVVLVLGCYHGARVNEVETGGVKGVALPCISMLPPSFIDFALAADGADGVVVASCRSCDCFNRLGDRWMEERMDGMRDPYLRRRVPRERLHVSFAGPIDAAQLSEEIAAFRGRLRTLPPPPAGKPTAAEAAAE, from the coding sequence TTGAAGAAGAGACTCATCCGCGAGCCCCTGCAGAACGCCCTTCTGCGTCTGGAGGCCCTGGTCGACAAGCCCTTCGGCCCCAAGTGGAACCCCATGCGCCAGATGGGAACGATCTCGTTCTTCCTGTTCTGGCTGGTGGCCATCAGCGGCATCTGGGTCTACGTGATGTTCGACACCCACGTGCCCAACGCCTACCAGTCGGTGGAAAGGATCACCGCACAGTGGTGGCTGGCCGGCGTGATGCGCAGCATCCACCGCTACGCCTCCGACGCCATGGTGGTGACGGCGGTCTGGCACATGGGGCGCGAGTTTCTTTTCGACCGCTACCGTGACGCCCGCTGGTTCACCTGGTTCACCGGCGTGCCCATTCTGTGGTTCCTCTACACCTCGGGGATCAGCGGCTATTGGCTGGTGTGGGACGAACTGGCCCAGTACGTGGCCGTGCGGTCCATGGAATGGCTGGACTGGCTGGGCATCTTCGGCGAGCCGATCGCCAACAATTTCCTCATGCGGGGCAGCCTGACCGACCGCTTCTTCACGCTGCTGGTCTTCATGCACATCTTCGCGCCGCTGTTCCTGCTTTTCATCATGTGGATCCACGTGCTGCGCGTGCAGCATCCGAAGATCAACCCGCCCCGCGGCTTGGGCCTCGGCATCCTGTTCATGTTGGTCGCCGTGTCGTTGATCTATCCGGCCCGATCCCACGGTCCCGCCGATTTGGGGATGTCGCCGGCCCAGGTGAACCTGGACTGGTTCTACATGCTGTTCTATCCGGTGCTGGAAAAGTACGGCGCCGGGCCCTTGTGGATCGTCATGGTGGGCGTGTCGTTCCTGGTCGCCGCCATGCCCTGGCTGCCGCCGGTGAAGCTGCCCCGCGCCGCGGTGGTCGACCTGGAGAAATGCAACGGCTGCACCCGCTGCTTCGTCGACTGCCCCTTCGGCGCCGTGCAGATGCAGGCCCGTACCGACGGCCGGCCCTTCGACGAGGAGGCGGTGGTCGATCCCTCCCTCTGCACCGCTTGCGGCATCTGCGTGGGGGCTTGCCCCACCTCGACACCCTTCCGCCATACGGAGGAGCTGACCACCGGTATCGATCTGCCCGACTTCCGCCTGAAGGAGCTACGGGCGCTGACGGTGAAGGCCATCGCCGAGGCCCGCGGGGATGCGCCGGCAGGGGAACCCGTCGTCCTGGTGCTGGGCTGCTACCACGGCGCCCGGGTGAACGAGGTGGAGACCGGAGGGGTCAAGGGCGTGGCGCTGCCGTGCATTTCCATGCTGCCGCCTTCTTTCATCGACTTCGCCCTGGCCGCCGATGGGGCCGACGGCGTGGTCGTGGCCTCCTGCCGATCCTGCGACTGCTTCAATCGGCTGGGCGACCGCTGGATGGAGGAGCGCATGGACGGCATGCGGGACCCCTACCTGCGCCGCCGCGTCCCGCGCGAACGTCTGCATGTGTCCTTCGCCGGCCCCATCGATGCTGCCCAGTTGAGCGAAGAGATCGCGGCCTTCCGTGGCCGTCTCAGAACCCTGCCGCCTCCACCGGCCGGCAAGCCGACCGCCGCCGAAGCCGCGGCCGAGTAG
- a CDS encoding cytochrome c oxidase subunit II translates to MAITPPEQRVWWNEPVEKTEVLWVTIALVWALVMFFMMPYWHFAGEQNLSNEAYRVKPDAYLAKVEASAEKHKVREEGTTGIPVVRPPVGGDAYLLGRQFQWWPVLELKKGATYRLHMSSMDVQHGFSLLPENINIQVHPEYEMILKVTPTRSGSYGILCNEYCGTGHHIMTGKIYVTDN, encoded by the coding sequence ATGGCTATTACTCCTCCAGAACAACGGGTTTGGTGGAACGAACCCGTCGAAAAGACGGAGGTTCTCTGGGTCACCATCGCATTGGTGTGGGCCCTGGTTATGTTCTTCATGATGCCTTACTGGCATTTCGCCGGCGAGCAGAACCTGTCCAACGAGGCTTATCGGGTGAAGCCCGACGCCTATTTGGCCAAGGTCGAGGCTTCCGCCGAGAAGCACAAGGTGCGTGAAGAGGGCACGACCGGCATTCCGGTGGTTCGTCCGCCGGTGGGTGGCGACGCCTATTTGCTCGGCCGCCAGTTCCAGTGGTGGCCGGTGCTCGAACTGAAGAAGGGCGCGACCTATCGTCTGCACATGTCCTCGATGGACGTGCAGCACGGCTTCTCGCTCCTGCCCGAGAACATCAACATCCAAGTCCATCCCGAATACGAAATGATCTTGAAGGTCACTCCGACCCGTTCCGGTTCCTACGGCATCCTGTGCAACGAGTACTGCGGCACGGGCCACCACATCATGACCGGCAAGATCTACGTGACGGACAATTGA
- a CDS encoding DUF423 domain-containing protein yields MADDSAASAVPNPFPTPASRLWLVLAGLNGACAVAMGAYSWHALGTDANAREMMSFAVTYQMWHALALLGIAALAGRGAGVLVQVAGAMFLGGIVLFSGTLYVLGLTGRVLLPYAAPIGGGLMILAWLFLSLAGGIALWKRRSAQ; encoded by the coding sequence ATGGCCGACGATTCTGCAGCCTCGGCCGTTCCCAATCCCTTTCCGACCCCCGCCTCGCGGCTCTGGCTGGTGCTGGCGGGGCTGAACGGCGCCTGTGCCGTGGCGATGGGGGCCTACAGCTGGCATGCCCTGGGCACCGACGCCAATGCCCGCGAGATGATGAGCTTCGCCGTCACCTACCAGATGTGGCATGCCCTGGCTTTGCTGGGTATCGCCGCCCTGGCCGGGCGTGGCGCGGGCGTGCTGGTGCAGGTGGCGGGTGCCATGTTCCTGGGCGGAATCGTGCTGTTTTCGGGCACGCTTTACGTCCTGGGTCTCACCGGACGGGTTCTTCTGCCTTATGCCGCCCCCATCGGCGGCGGCCTGATGATCCTGGCCTGGCTGTTTCTCTCCCTGGCCGGGGGCATCGCCTTGTGGAAGCGGCGTTCTGCTCAGTAA